The following proteins are encoded in a genomic region of Glycine soja cultivar W05 chromosome 17, ASM419377v2, whole genome shotgun sequence:
- the LOC114394113 gene encoding protein FATTY ACID EXPORT 2, chloroplastic-like, with product MAECLGVSVSTLGSFSLSRPTIFYRSPINISLFASQSHFPAAAFGYLTPSNPHLYAAVSSDSKAATSLDLTQPDLDNSGGGANGNANGGGGGGGGGGGDDSKGEEGSDGDKRKMALLMSQKFTLAYAALVGVGGVMGYLKSGSNKSLLAGGLSASLLYFVYTELPGRPVFASSVGLGISAALLGVMGSRFKKSGKVFPAGVVSLVSLIMTGGYLHGIMRSAH from the exons ATGGCAGAGTGTTTGGGTGTTTCAGTTTCAACTCTTGGCTCATTCTCTCTTAGTAGGCCCACAATCTTTTATCGATCTCCCATTAATATCTCTCTCTTTGCCTCTCAATCTCATTTCCCTGCTGCTGCATTTGGTTATTTGACACCTTCCAACCCACACCTGTACGCCGCTGTCTCCTCCGACTCCAAGGCCGCTACTTCGCTAGACCTAACTCAACCCGATCTCGATAATAGCGGCGGCGGTGCTAACGGAAACGCTAACGGCGGCGGCGGTGGTGGAGGAGGCGGAGGAGGTGATGATAGCAAGGGCGAGGAAGGATCGGACGGTGACAAGAGGAAAATGGCTCTGTTGATGTCTCAGAAATTCACTCTAGCTTATGCTGCACTCGTCGGAg TGGGTGGTGTAATGGGTTATCTAAAGAGTGGCAGCAACAAGTCACTTTTGGCTGGGGGTTTGTCTGCATCACTGCTGTATTTTGTTTATACTGAGCTACCAGGAAGGCCTGTTTTTGCTTCATCTGTTGGCCTTG GCATATCTGCTGCACTTCTTGGGGTGATGGGTTCTCGTTTCAAGAAATCCGGGAAGGTCTTTCCAGCAGGTGTTGTGTCACTTGTGTCCCTCATAATGACTGGTGGTTACTTGCATGGAATTATGCGTAGTGCGCACTAA
- the LOC114392645 gene encoding protein CREG1-like → MNPTCSKISLTAKLKLVDEKSKEAKIARNALFSKHPEMKDWPEDHHFQVFKLEIENIFLINWFGGPKPLTVEQYLHPKM, encoded by the exons ATGAACCCTACTTGTTCCAAAATTTCTCTAACCGCAAAG CTGAAATTGGTTGATGAAAAGTCAAAGGAAGCCAAAATTGCTAGAAATGCCTTGTTTTCCAAGCATCCAGAGATGAAGG ACTGGCCTGAGGATCACCACTTTCAAGTCTTCAAAttagaaattgaaaatatatttctaattaattggtTTGGTGGTCCAAAACCACTCACAGTGGAACAGTACTTACATCCCAAAATGTGA